One Salvelinus namaycush isolate Seneca chromosome 4, SaNama_1.0, whole genome shotgun sequence genomic window carries:
- the LOC120046629 gene encoding cysteine-rich protein 2-like isoform X2, translating into MFAGETSLCPGCEKVVYFAEKVMSLGRNWHRPCLRCERCKKTLTSGGHAEHEGIPYCHVPCYGILYGPKGVNIGKVGCYIYEKEDMEQTEIPSQS; encoded by the exons ATGTTTGCTGGAGAGACCTCACTCTGTCCTGGCTGTGAAAAAGTGGTCTATTTTG CAGAGAAGGTGATGTCCCTGGGTAGGAACTGGCACCGACCCTGCCTGCGCTGTGAGAGGTGTAAGAAGACactgacctctggtggacatgcTGAG CATGAAGGGATACCTTATTGCCACGTCCCTTGCTACGGCATCCTGTATGGACCAAAAGGAGTGAACATCGGCAAGGTGGGCTGTTACATCTATGAGAAGGAAGACATGGAGCAAACTGAAATACCCAGCCAGTCTTAA
- the LOC120046627 gene encoding solute carrier family 22 member 7-like codes for MKFEHLLSDINGFGRFQIMIIIISFIARFTLPCHFMLGNFIAAVPSHRCDISALNDEGVFGNLTQEQRLTVSIPVQEDGTPSSCKMFPEPQFHLLSNSNDSDQATVPCQNGWVYDNSTFKSTLATEWDLVCDQKGQNKAMATIFFMGVMFGAMTFGSLSDRFGRKIMLLVSYISGMLFGVASAFSTSFIMFAVLRFFTGFGITGIVIVSSVLSVEWVDIEHRKLVGVIDSLSWTFGNAMIPAIAYCVNDWRQLTIVVTSPLALAILTWRWIPESARWLIANGKFEKANFYLQQCAQMNQKQEFASKITPETLSSIIVTERKDRTYSYLDLVRTPKMRRLALLTGIVWYGVASTYYGISFNITGFGLNIYLTQFVYGAIELPAKLSVYYLLDKVGRRNTEVGSLLGAGICLAVNIFIPRDMSVLRTVVAVLGKGCSATSFTTVVLYSSELFPTVVRQNGMGYNSSMGRLGVSLAPLILLLDEVWRDLPQVLLCSIALLASLVARMLPETRDRCLPETIQDIEDGQTGKSLAGSQVVETTEIPLKSKANDEGEN; via the exons ATGAAGTTTGAACACCTACTCTCGGATATCAATGGATTTGGACGGTTCCAGATTATGATCATTATCATCAGCTTCATTGCTCGATTCACCCTGCCTTGTCACTTTATGCTGGGTAACTTCATAGCTGCTGTGCCCTCTCACCGCTGTGACATCAGCGCTCTGAATGATGAGGGCGTCTTTGGGAATCTGACCCAGGAGCAGAGACTGACTGTCAGTATTCCAGTACAGGAAGATGGGACTCCAAGCTCCTGCAAGATGTTCCCAGAACCCCAGTTCCACCTCCTGTCCAACTCCAATGACAGTGACCAAGCTACAGTCCCCTGTCAGAATGGATGGGTATATGACAACAGCACCTTCAAATCCACTCTGGCTACAGAG TGGGACTTGGTGTGTGACCAGAAAGGGCAAAATAAGGCGATGGCCACCATCTTCTTCATGGGAGTGATGTTCGGAGCAATGACCTTTGGTAGTCTGAGTGACAG GTTTGGTAGGAAGATCATGCTCCTGGTGTCCTATATCTCTGGCATGCTGTTTGGTGTTGCCAGTGCTTTCTCCACCTCCTTCATCATGTTTGCTGTGCTCAGGTTCTTCACTGGGTTCGGCATCACTGGCATCGTCATCGTATCATCAGTACTAA GCGTGGAGTGGGTGGACATTGAGCACAGAAAATTAGTGGGAGTGATTGACAGCCTGTCCTGGACGTTTGGTAACGCCATGATTCCAGCCATAGCCTATTGTGTGAACGACTGGAGACAGCTGACTATAGTGGTCACCTCACCTCTCGCCCTGGCCATACTCACATGGag GTGGATTCCTGAGTCAGCCAGGTGGCTCATAGCCAATGGGAAGTTTGAGAAAGCAAACTTTTATTTGCAACAATGTGCCCAGATGAACCAGAAGCAGGAGTTTGCATCCAAAATTACACCAGAG ACTCTGTCCAGTATCATtgtgacagagagaaaagacagaacCTACTCCTACCTGGACTTGGTCAGGACCCCAAAGATGAGGAGACTGGCTCTACTCACAGGCATAGTATG GTATGGTGTGGCTTCAACATATTATGGCATTAGCTTCAACATCACTGGATTTGGGCTCAACATATATCTAACCCAGTTTGTGTATGGTGCCATAGAGCTCCCAGCCAAACTATCAGTGTACTACCTTCTGGATAAGGTGGGCAGGAGAAACACAGAAGTAGGATCTCTGCTAGGAGCTGGAATCTGTCTCGCTGTTAATATTTTCATACCCAGAG ACATGTCTGTTTTAAGGACGGTGGTGGCGGTGCTGGGGAAGGGTTGCTCGGCAACATCCTTCACAACTGTCGTGTTATACAGTTCTGAGCTGTTCCCTACTGTGGTCAG gcaGAACGGCATGGGCTACAACTCGTCCATGGGTCGCCTGGGAGTGTCTCTGGCCCCTCTCATCCTGCTGCTTGACGAGGTGTGGAGGGACCTTCCGCAGGTCCTCCTCTGCTCCATAGCCCTGCTGGCTAGCCTGGTGGCCAGGATGCTGCCTGAGACACGTGACCGCTGTCTACCAGAGACCATTCAGGACATTGAGGACGGGCAGACAGG GAAAAGTTTGGCTGGATCCCAAGTTGTGGAAACAACAGAAATCCCTCTAAAATCAAAGGCCAACGATGAGGGGGAAAATTGA
- the LOC120045659 gene encoding solute carrier family 22 member 7-like: MKFDNVLSEINGFGQFQIMIVLIQSLSRMTLPCHFLLNNFIAAVPSHRCDISTLDDEGVFGNLTQEQRLTVSIPVQEDGTPSSCKMFPEPQFHLLSNFNDSDLATVPCQNGWVYDNSTFKSTLATEWDLVCDRKGMNKATATIFFIGVMCGAPLFGFLSDRFGRRAMLMVAYLATMVFAFTSAFSTSYVMFCIMRFFTGVTLSGISIISIVLSVEWFDIQHRTFAGVIVSLDWTGGNMLLASIAYFVNDWRWLTIAVTSPLVLAVITWWWLPESARWLLANGEKEKAHFYLEKCAKMNNRSKCMAEITPQTLTNAVRVKDEDKKYGFVDLVRTPNIRKLAICTGILWYGVAFTYYSISLNITGFGMNVYFTQFIYAAIELPGKIVVYYFLNKFGRKPGQVGTLLLTGACVFINIFVPQGLWVFRSIVGLFGKGLSEASFTIMFLYTTELYPTVVRQNGVGYTSFVGRLGVSIAPLIALLDDVWELLPAVIYALVAVGTGLVALLLPETLNVRLPEFLEDIDRPRAELDGESGNPLKQADENRNGNGTVEVT, from the exons ATGAAATTTGACAATGTCCTCTCAGAAATCAATGGATTTGGTCAATTCCAAATAATGATTGTCCTGATTCAGAGCCTCTCTCGCATGACCCTGCCGTGTCACTTCTTACTGAATAACTTCATAGCTGCTGTGCCCTCTCACCGCTGTGACATCAGCACTCTGGATGATGAGGGCGTCTTTGGGAATCTGACCCAGGAGCAGAGACTGACTGTCAGTATTCCAGTACAGGAAGATGGGACTCCAAGCTCCTGCAAGATGTTCCCAGAACCCCAGTTCCACCTCCTGTCCAACTTCAATGACAGTGACCTAGCTACAGTCCCCTGTCAGAATGGATGGGTATATGACAACAGCACCTTCAAATCCACTCTGGCTACAGAG TGGGACCTTGTATGCGATAGAAAAGGGATGAACAAAGCGACAGCCACCATTTTCTTCATTGGAGTAATGTGTGGGGCTCCTTTATTCGGTTTCCTCAGTGACAG ATTCGGCCGGAGGGCAATGCTGATGGTGGCTTACCTAGCAACTATGGTGTTTGCTTTTACCAGTGCCTTCTCCACCtcttatgtcatgttttgtatcATGAGATTTTTCACCGGAGTGACACTATCTGGAATAAGCATAATCTCCATTGTACTCA GTGTGGAATGGTTTGACATTCAACACAGGACATTTGCTGGAGTGATAGTAAGCCTGGATTGGACAGGTGGAAACATGCTGCTAGCTAGCATTGCATACTTTGTGAACGACTGGAGGTGGCTGACCATAGCAGTTACCTCGCCTCTTGTCTTGGCTGTCATTACCTGGTG GTGGCTTCCAGAGTCTGCTAGGTGGCTCTTAGCGAATGGAGAAAAAGAAAAAGCCCATTTCTACCTGGAGAAATGTGCCAAGATGAACAACAGATCCAAGTGTATGGCTGAGATCACACCACAG ACCCTTACAAATGCAGTAAGAGTTAAAGATGAGGACAAGAAGTACGGTTTTGTGGACCTTGTGAGAACTCCAAATATAAGGAAACTTGCCATTTGCACAGGAATACTATG GTATGGAGTTGCGTTTACATATTACAGCATCAGCTTGAACATCACTGGGTTTGGCATGAATGTCTACTTCACCCAGTTCATATACGCTGCCATCGAGTTGCCTGGAAAGATTGTGGTCTATTATTTCTTGAACAAGTTTGGCCGAAAACCTGGACAGGTTGGGACACTGCTTTTGACTGGAGCCTGTGTCTTCATCAACATATTTGTTCCTCAAG GTTTGTGGGTGTTTCGTAGCATTGTGGGTCTTTTTGGGAAAGGCCTCTCCGAAGCATCCTTCACAATAATGTTCCTTTATACCACTGAGCTCTACCCAACAGTAGTTCG GCAGAACGGCGTTGGCTACACCTCATTTGTGGGTCGGCTAGGCGTGTCCATCGCTCCCCTCATCGCCCTATTGGACGATGTGTGGGAGCTCCTACCTGCTGTGATATATGCCTTGGTGGCTGTTGGTACCGGACTAGTGGCTTTGCTCCTCCCAGAAACACTCAATGTTCGCCTGCCAGAGTTCCTCGAGGACATAGACAGACCAAG AGCGGAACTGGATGGAGAGAGTGGCAATCCACTGAAGCAAGCTGATGAAAACAGGAATGGAAATGGAACAGTTGAGGTTACATGA